The following are from one region of the Pirellulales bacterium genome:
- a CDS encoding BatA domain-containing protein encodes MLFAWGFTDAALLGWLAAALAPLILHLWRRRQRREIPWAAMRFLTAAYNKQARHLRVRQWLLMALRMLILACIALAAARPFWNSTQLTPVENQPTLSLLVVDVSYSLGAVETAEQRLRLAKNQLVKLVEGSRAGDGFCLIQMGSAPRVVISQPTPARASVLREIEAVQLSQSPADVPATLTALSRLLQSPAVRGSAYPRQRIEIVTDLGRNSWQSLQTPPGSAALEQLSLAGGDDALIRVWDVGTTTPNNVAVESLTPGASLPFVRQAIPLSATLRNYGNRPQTVRVEFLVAGVLHQEWTLTLAPRAAQSLAWEHRFGQGGWHGLTLRCQGDDLSTDNQRFAVCHVREQARVLIVNGPAAPPSANYLRYALEAISVGDGPGASPRVTAQVATEAAWGTLDLTKFDAIWLADVARLSPSEHRLLREYLARGGKVAWWLGPRARPDALFPTATPDQASLWPAEIGEQQAAGETAWRIDPREYKHPIAKIFAGQERAGLRQTPLYAYWRLSPRQSANVEIPLAVQGTGDPLVVIGRGAWRGTAMVAIPPHLEVAASGNEQPARPWSLMPALQSFQPIVQSLLEYQLAQDNLTRQIIVNETLAGPWFPGDPLPATLQPVDKPTEVPPSGDLPSTSAAAGTRVPLQTQVDPRDPAWQRWQSDPLPASGIYQALSPEHPPELFAVNVDTRESDLTPYEPAGWPTGWQVNASETDPLASGGLFYQRGGLHEYLLWLALALAVGESWLAWSLGRNAS; translated from the coding sequence ATGTTATTTGCCTGGGGATTTACCGACGCGGCGCTCTTGGGTTGGCTGGCCGCCGCCCTTGCGCCGTTGATATTGCACCTCTGGCGGCGGCGGCAACGTCGGGAAATCCCCTGGGCCGCCATGCGGTTTTTGACCGCGGCCTATAATAAACAAGCGCGGCACTTACGCGTGCGGCAATGGCTGCTCATGGCCCTGCGGATGTTGATTCTGGCCTGTATCGCGCTGGCAGCCGCCCGCCCTTTTTGGAACTCCACCCAACTGACCCCGGTGGAGAACCAACCGACGCTATCACTGTTGGTGGTGGATGTTTCCTACTCGTTGGGAGCCGTGGAAACCGCGGAACAGCGCCTGCGTCTGGCTAAAAACCAGCTTGTCAAATTAGTCGAGGGTTCCCGCGCGGGAGACGGTTTTTGTCTCATTCAGATGGGGTCGGCGCCGCGCGTGGTTATTTCCCAACCGACTCCCGCGCGGGCCAGCGTGCTTCGCGAAATCGAAGCCGTGCAGCTCAGCCAAAGCCCCGCCGATGTCCCCGCCACGCTTACCGCGCTCTCCCGACTGTTGCAATCTCCCGCCGTGCGCGGCAGTGCGTATCCCCGCCAGAGGATTGAAATTGTCACCGACCTGGGCCGCAATAGCTGGCAATCCCTGCAAACACCACCAGGAAGCGCGGCGCTCGAACAACTATCGCTGGCCGGGGGGGACGACGCCCTGATTCGCGTGTGGGATGTCGGTACAACCACGCCCAACAACGTGGCTGTGGAAAGCCTGACACCCGGCGCATCCTTGCCGTTTGTCCGCCAAGCCATCCCGCTGTCGGCCACGCTGAGAAATTATGGCAACCGCCCGCAAACGGTGCGGGTCGAGTTTTTGGTTGCTGGCGTCTTACACCAGGAATGGACGCTTACGTTAGCCCCCCGCGCCGCGCAATCGCTGGCGTGGGAGCATCGCTTTGGCCAGGGGGGCTGGCACGGCTTGACGTTGCGCTGTCAGGGAGATGATTTATCGACGGATAATCAACGTTTTGCCGTGTGCCACGTGCGCGAACAAGCGCGGGTGCTGATCGTTAATGGTCCCGCGGCTCCCCCTTCCGCGAATTATTTGCGCTATGCCCTGGAGGCGATCTCGGTGGGGGACGGTCCCGGCGCCTCTCCGCGAGTCACCGCGCAGGTCGCCACCGAGGCCGCCTGGGGGACGCTGGATCTCACTAAATTTGACGCGATTTGGTTGGCCGATGTGGCCCGCCTTTCCCCTTCCGAACACCGTCTGTTGCGCGAATATCTGGCCCGTGGGGGAAAGGTGGCTTGGTGGCTGGGGCCGCGTGCCCGTCCGGATGCTTTGTTCCCGACGGCAACCCCGGATCAAGCTTCCCTGTGGCCTGCGGAAATAGGGGAACAACAAGCCGCGGGGGAGACCGCCTGGCGAATCGATCCCCGTGAATACAAACATCCCATCGCCAAAATTTTTGCCGGTCAAGAACGCGCGGGACTGCGACAAACACCACTCTATGCTTATTGGCGGTTAAGCCCCCGGCAATCCGCCAACGTTGAAATACCGCTAGCGGTGCAGGGGACCGGCGATCCGCTGGTCGTGATTGGACGTGGGGCCTGGCGGGGAACGGCCATGGTCGCTATTCCCCCCCATCTCGAGGTTGCCGCCAGCGGTAATGAACAACCCGCGCGCCCCTGGTCGTTGATGCCCGCCTTGCAAAGTTTTCAACCGATTGTGCAGTCACTCTTGGAGTACCAATTAGCCCAGGACAATCTTACACGGCAAATTATCGTTAATGAAACCCTGGCGGGTCCCTGGTTCCCCGGCGATCCCCTGCCGGCAACCTTGCAACCCGTCGACAAACCCACGGAGGTTCCCCCATCCGGCGATTTACCTTCCACTTCCGCAGCTGCCGGCACTCGTGTTCCGCTCCAAACCCAAGTCGATCCGCGCGACCCCGCGTGGCAACGCTGGCAGTCCGATCCCCTACCAGCCAGCGGCATCTACCAGGCGCTCTCACCCGAGCATCCGCCGGAACTATTTGCCGTCAATGTCGATACGCGGGAAAGCGACCTCACCCCCTATGAACCGGCGGGATGGCCCACGGGATGGCAGGTTAACGCCAGCGAGACCGATCCCCTGGCCAGCGGCGGGTTGTTTTACCAGCGCGGCGGCTTGCACGAATATTTGCTCTGGCTGGCCTTGGCCCTGGCGGTGGGGGAAAGTTGGCTTGCCTGGAGTCTGGGAAGGAATGCGTCATGA
- a CDS encoding VWA domain-containing protein encodes MNDQQAAWWWKWLLPASEQAGDWVWSWERTASWLPSLLLLVLLFAGGFAAWLYSTEKSAPQLRRGFLWGLRMLAYACLILMLAQWTVLRQRTGLPTLVIVFDDSASMALVEPQTTPAEQSAWKQRIASAGLDQPTRLALAQTLLLEHQGRRWRDLQAHYRPEIYLLSEVMRPVAGDEFGKLANSPVNQSPVPPEKQPPPPDQLPSGADANKTSDPLALLKAVQPVGKTSRLGAGVLQLLEERRGNPPSAIVIFTDGVTTSGPEISAAATTARRQGVPLVTVGVGGATEMQDLALGEITAEEYAFVRDAITLETTVANSGFAPQTVELILSATNSPEPLVQQSVPLPANGQRARVRLTWRPPAVGDYELTLALPVLPGEQRSDNNRRAHVLHVRDQRLRVLLVAGQPSYDYRYLKELWLRENSIELRSHLQSADPDFLETNKAGELITQARLPETAAEFAKFDCVALVDVELELFARGTKNALAEYVAQRGGNVIFLAGQNHWPSDWGNEPLADLLPIDPTAAAWSASGLVRPADPAKDGTLLTLPADAPPSEEFRVQPTELGLGKPFFQLGATVAETQSLWRALQPWTAWLECRQLRPATQVLAVHPTARGPDGQPWPLIMFRLSGSGKVLMHAGDETWRWQARGGQKIFSRYWTQALRYLCRAKLVSRDQPARLLTDKDEYQDGEPVLVEVRFADESLAAGLGELPLTLELPDGTERTVTLLAKQDNPAALLAELTRLPAGEYLARVRDEGRKLNLTAGWRIRPPPGERERTQLNSAELIAAAEQSKGKYYPLAVADKLWEELPPGRPLPAESLPPFPLWNRWPILACALACFILEWWLRKRWGLV; translated from the coding sequence ATGAATGATCAACAAGCCGCCTGGTGGTGGAAGTGGCTCTTACCCGCCTCCGAACAAGCGGGGGATTGGGTTTGGTCGTGGGAACGAACGGCATCTTGGTTGCCAAGTTTGCTTTTGCTGGTGTTGTTATTCGCGGGGGGATTTGCCGCCTGGCTTTATTCCACCGAAAAATCCGCCCCCCAACTTCGCCGGGGATTTTTGTGGGGCCTGCGGATGCTGGCCTATGCCTGCTTGATTCTCATGCTGGCGCAGTGGACCGTGTTGCGGCAACGGACCGGCCTCCCCACGCTGGTAATTGTATTTGATGATTCCGCCAGCATGGCGTTGGTGGAACCCCAAACCACCCCCGCCGAGCAATCCGCCTGGAAGCAGCGCATTGCCAGTGCGGGGCTGGACCAGCCCACGCGTCTGGCGTTAGCGCAGACACTGCTTTTGGAACATCAGGGGCGCCGCTGGCGGGACCTGCAGGCGCATTATCGACCCGAGATTTACCTCTTGAGCGAAGTCATGCGGCCGGTCGCCGGGGATGAATTTGGCAAGTTAGCGAATTCCCCTGTCAATCAGTCCCCCGTCCCTCCGGAAAAACAGCCTCCCCCGCCGGATCAGTTGCCTAGTGGCGCTGACGCGAATAAAACCTCCGACCCCCTGGCATTGCTAAAGGCCGTCCAACCAGTGGGAAAGACCTCCCGGTTGGGGGCTGGCGTTCTGCAACTGCTAGAGGAACGCCGGGGCAATCCCCCCAGCGCCATTGTGATTTTTACCGACGGCGTCACCACCAGCGGGCCGGAAATCTCGGCCGCCGCCACCACCGCCCGTCGCCAGGGGGTGCCGTTGGTTACCGTGGGCGTCGGAGGCGCGACCGAGATGCAAGACCTGGCCCTAGGGGAGATCACCGCCGAGGAATACGCCTTTGTGCGGGACGCCATCACGCTGGAGACGACGGTGGCCAATAGCGGGTTTGCCCCGCAAACCGTCGAGTTGATTCTTTCCGCGACCAATTCCCCGGAACCTTTGGTCCAACAATCCGTCCCCCTTCCCGCCAACGGCCAACGCGCGCGGGTGCGCCTGACCTGGCGTCCTCCGGCGGTGGGGGATTATGAGTTAACGCTGGCTTTGCCGGTATTGCCCGGTGAACAGCGGAGCGATAATAATCGCCGCGCGCACGTCCTGCATGTCCGTGACCAACGGTTGCGGGTGCTCTTGGTCGCGGGCCAGCCCAGCTATGATTATCGTTATCTCAAGGAACTTTGGCTGCGGGAAAACTCGATCGAGCTGCGCAGTCATTTGCAATCGGCCGATCCCGATTTTTTAGAGACCAATAAAGCGGGCGAATTGATCACCCAGGCCCGCCTGCCGGAAACCGCCGCCGAGTTTGCCAAATTTGACTGCGTGGCGCTGGTCGATGTGGAACTCGAACTGTTTGCCCGGGGAACAAAAAACGCGCTGGCCGAATACGTGGCCCAACGCGGGGGAAACGTGATTTTTTTGGCTGGCCAAAACCATTGGCCCAGCGATTGGGGAAATGAACCCTTGGCGGACTTGCTGCCCATCGATCCGACGGCGGCGGCGTGGTCAGCCAGCGGCCTCGTTCGTCCCGCCGATCCGGCCAAGGACGGCACGTTGTTGACCTTGCCCGCGGATGCCCCCCCCAGCGAAGAATTTCGCGTTCAACCGACAGAGCTGGGCCTGGGAAAACCCTTTTTTCAGTTAGGGGCAACGGTGGCGGAAACGCAGTCCCTGTGGCGGGCTCTGCAGCCCTGGACCGCTTGGCTGGAATGCCGCCAGCTTCGTCCCGCGACGCAGGTCTTGGCCGTGCACCCAACCGCGCGGGGACCGGATGGCCAACCCTGGCCGCTGATCATGTTCCGCTTAAGCGGATCGGGCAAGGTGCTCATGCATGCCGGCGATGAAACTTGGCGCTGGCAGGCGCGGGGGGGCCAAAAGATCTTTTCCCGTTACTGGACGCAGGCCCTGCGTTACCTATGCCGGGCAAAACTGGTCTCTCGCGACCAGCCCGCGCGGTTGCTTACCGACAAAGACGAATACCAAGATGGCGAGCCGGTGCTGGTGGAAGTTCGCTTTGCCGATGAATCACTGGCCGCGGGCCTGGGGGAATTGCCGTTAACGCTGGAACTGCCAGATGGCACAGAGCGCACGGTGACGCTGCTAGCCAAACAAGACAATCCCGCCGCGCTCTTGGCGGAATTGACCCGTTTGCCCGCGGGAGAGTACCTGGCGCGGGTGCGCGACGAAGGACGAAAGCTCAACCTGACCGCGGGTTGGCGCATCCGACCCCCGCCGGGCGAGCGTGAACGGACCCAACTGAACAGCGCGGAACTGATCGCGGCGGCCGAACAGTCCAAGGGAAAATATTATCCGCTGGCCGTAGCGGATAAACTGTGGGAGGAACTTCCCCCTGGCCGCCCCCTCCCCGCCGAAAGCCTGCCTCCCTTTCCCCTGTGGAACCGCTGGCCCATCCTGGCCTGCGCCCTGGCGTGCTTTATTCTCGAATGGTGGCTCAGAAAGCGCTGGGGTCTGGTCTAA